In Ornithorhynchus anatinus isolate Pmale09 chromosome 17, mOrnAna1.pri.v4, whole genome shotgun sequence, the following proteins share a genomic window:
- the LOC100079346 gene encoding C-type lectin domain family 1 member B-like isoform X1 — protein MELTDPRAENMEDEDEDGYIMMSIQQQTSIKGLAGSERGPRTPSSLWRPVALALLVLCLLSLSGVVTLGTMIIRQPNHVAIQDGNVSETLQQLARRLCQELVSKTKGHKCNPCSSLKYHQGNCYLLSHRNRTWEDSRTYCASKNYVMLKVDNKEELAYINRNTNKIRWIGLSRRAIDSPWMWEDGSVLATDLFQISGDGEANRHCAFFHNGKIQAADCQESYPTLCESVGGNIKIDLLL, from the exons atggagctcacagacccgAGAGCAGAGAACatggaggacgaggacgaggacggatACATCATGATGAGCATCCAACAGCAAACCTCCATCAAGGGATTGGCAGGATCAGAACgag GTCCCCGGACTCCGTCTTCCCTGTGGCGTCCAGTTGCTCTGGCTTTGCTGGTTCTGTGTCTGCTGTCTCTGTCTGGGGTGGTGACCTTGGGGACCATGA TCATCAGGCAACCAAACCACGTGGCAATCCAGGATGGAAATGTCTCTGAGACTCTGCAGCAACTGGCCAGAagactctgccaagagcttgtCTCCAAGACCAAAG GACACAAATGCAATCCTTGCTCCTCTCTAAAATATCACCAAGGAAATTGCTACCTCCTTTCCCATAGAAACAGAACCTGGGAGGACAGCAGGACCTATTGTGCCAGTAAGAACTACGTGATGCTGAAGGTTGATAACAAGGAAGAACTG GCTTACATCAACAGGAACACCAACAAGATTCGCTGGATCGGATTGTCCCGCCGGGCCATCGACAGTCCGTGGATGTGGGAGGATGGCTCAGTGCTGGCCACGGATCT GTTCCAAATATCAGGAGATGGAGAGGCCAATCGACACTGTGCCTTTTTCCACAACGGGAAGATCCAAGCTGCAGACTGCCAGGAAAGTTATCCCACCTTATGTGAGAGTGTAGGCGGAAACATTAAGATCGACCTCTTGCTTTGA
- the LOC100079346 gene encoding C-type lectin domain family 1 member B-like isoform X2 produces MEDEDGYMMLHIKSSRIHYSSKSPSGPRTPSSLWRPVALALLVLCLLSLSGVVTLGTMIIRQPNHVAIQDGNVSETLQQLARRLCQELVSKTKGHKCNPCSSLKYHQGNCYLLSHRNRTWEDSRTYCASKNYVMLKVDNKEELAYINRNTNKIRWIGLSRRAIDSPWMWEDGSVLATDLFQISGDGEANRHCAFFHNGKIQAADCQESYPTLCESVGGNIKIDLLL; encoded by the exons ATGGAGGACGAAGATGGATATATGATGCTACACATAAAATCCAGCAGAATCCAttactcctccaagagcccttcag GTCCCCGGACTCCGTCTTCCCTGTGGCGTCCAGTTGCTCTGGCTTTGCTGGTTCTGTGTCTGCTGTCTCTGTCTGGGGTGGTGACCTTGGGGACCATGA TCATCAGGCAACCAAACCACGTGGCAATCCAGGATGGAAATGTCTCTGAGACTCTGCAGCAACTGGCCAGAagactctgccaagagcttgtCTCCAAGACCAAAG GACACAAATGCAATCCTTGCTCCTCTCTAAAATATCACCAAGGAAATTGCTACCTCCTTTCCCATAGAAACAGAACCTGGGAGGACAGCAGGACCTATTGTGCCAGTAAGAACTACGTGATGCTGAAGGTTGATAACAAGGAAGAACTG GCTTACATCAACAGGAACACCAACAAGATTCGCTGGATCGGATTGTCCCGCCGGGCCATCGACAGTCCGTGGATGTGGGAGGATGGCTCAGTGCTGGCCACGGATCT GTTCCAAATATCAGGAGATGGAGAGGCCAATCGACACTGTGCCTTTTTCCACAACGGGAAGATCCAAGCTGCAGACTGCCAGGAAAGTTATCCCACCTTATGTGAGAGTGTAGGCGGAAACATTAAGATCGACCTCTTGCTTTGA